A part of Leptospira yasudae genomic DNA contains:
- a CDS encoding PilZ domain-containing protein has product MHYNRIPNTITVYLNELADQSLRLADNILKGLLHRTDSPVEPGTVLELKLGTISLSGGIQIPVKVIRCEKISGSEYDLYLNYTERDFNKVQEIEDLIRDLS; this is encoded by the coding sequence ATGCACTATAACAGAATTCCAAACACAATCACCGTCTACCTGAACGAATTAGCCGATCAGAGCCTGCGATTGGCTGATAACATTCTGAAAGGTCTGCTGCACAGAACCGATTCTCCCGTCGAGCCGGGAACGGTTTTGGAACTGAAACTCGGAACGATCAGTCTCTCCGGAGGAATTCAAATTCCGGTCAAAGTGATTCGCTGCGAGAAAATCTCCGGTTCGGAATACGATCTGTATTTGAATTATACGGAACGGGATTTTAACAAGGTTCAAGAAATCGAAGATCTGATTCGCGATCTTTCTTAA